A genomic region of Pelodiscus sinensis isolate JC-2024 chromosome 1, ASM4963464v1, whole genome shotgun sequence contains the following coding sequences:
- the LOC102452768 gene encoding uncharacterized protein LOC102452768 isoform X1: MATQTSTQKEAVYLHPTEMAFSSLCYPECGVARPSPVSGTCNEPCVRQCPDSEVVIRPSPVVVTLPGPVLSTFPQQSEVAAVGEPVVGAGYGGSFANGGLYGYGGRYGGLFGYGGYGYGGRYGFGGYPGYGYGGYCGYPGFYGNGGFWGYPGRYAHGGYCGYPGYYGNGGYCGYPGFYGYGGVVGSGVSCHRYRSGSCAPC, from the exons atgGCTACACAgaccagcacacagaaggaggct GTTTACCTGCATCCCACCGAGATGGCTTTCTCCAGCCTGTGCTATCCAGAATGCGgggtggcccggcccagccccgtctCTGGTACCTGCAACGAGCCGTGCGTTCGGCAGTGCCCTGACTCCGAAGTGGTGATCAGACCCTCCCCGGTTGTGGTGACCCTCCCCGGACCAGTTCTCAGCACCTTCCCTCAGCAGAGCGAAGTGGCAGCCGTAGGAGAACCTGTGGTGGGAGCCGGCTACGGGGGCTCCTTCGCTAACGGGGGATTGTACGGCTATGGAGGCCGTTACGGAGGGTTGTTCGGTTATGGGGGTTATGGTTATGGAGGCCGTTACGGTTTTGGGGGATACCCAGGTTACGGTTATGGGGGATACTGCGGCTACCCAGGCTTTTATGGTAACGGAGGGTTCTGGGGCTACCCAGGACGTTATGCTCACGGGGGATACTGCGGCTACCCAGGCTATTATGGGAATGGGGGATACTGTGGCTACCCAGGCTTTTATGGCTACGGGGGAGTAGTCGGTTCCGGGGTGTCGTGCCACAGGTACCGCAGTGGAAGCTGTGCGCCTTGCTAA
- the LOC102452768 gene encoding uncharacterized protein LOC102452768 isoform X2, producing MAFSSLCYPECGVARPSPVSGTCNEPCVRQCPDSEVVIRPSPVVVTLPGPVLSTFPQQSEVAAVGEPVVGAGYGGSFANGGLYGYGGRYGGLFGYGGYGYGGRYGFGGYPGYGYGGYCGYPGFYGNGGFWGYPGRYAHGGYCGYPGYYGNGGYCGYPGFYGYGGVVGSGVSCHRYRSGSCAPC from the coding sequence ATGGCTTTCTCCAGCCTGTGCTATCCAGAATGCGgggtggcccggcccagccccgtctCTGGTACCTGCAACGAGCCGTGCGTTCGGCAGTGCCCTGACTCCGAAGTGGTGATCAGACCCTCCCCGGTTGTGGTGACCCTCCCCGGACCAGTTCTCAGCACCTTCCCTCAGCAGAGCGAAGTGGCAGCCGTAGGAGAACCTGTGGTGGGAGCCGGCTACGGGGGCTCCTTCGCTAACGGGGGATTGTACGGCTATGGAGGCCGTTACGGAGGGTTGTTCGGTTATGGGGGTTATGGTTATGGAGGCCGTTACGGTTTTGGGGGATACCCAGGTTACGGTTATGGGGGATACTGCGGCTACCCAGGCTTTTATGGTAACGGAGGGTTCTGGGGCTACCCAGGACGTTATGCTCACGGGGGATACTGCGGCTACCCAGGCTATTATGGGAATGGGGGATACTGTGGCTACCCAGGCTTTTATGGCTACGGGGGAGTAGTCGGTTCCGGGGTGTCGTGCCACAGGTACCGCAGTGGAAGCTGTGCGCCTTGCTAA